In Panacibacter ginsenosidivorans, the following proteins share a genomic window:
- the miaA gene encoding tRNA (adenosine(37)-N6)-dimethylallyltransferase MiaA has product MSHHNNTVIIITGPTASGKTALAIKLAQRFNTSIISADSRQCFKELNIGVAKPSERELSMVKHYFISSHSIHENVTAQTFERYALDAAAEIFRNNNVAIMAGGTGLYIKAFCEGLDIIPEADEKIRLQVINNYKINGIAWLQKQIQIHDPDFWQIAERQNPQRLMRALEVKFTTGKSIVDFHKGEKKVRPFNIIKLGIEISKEQLHKNINQRTTEMFEQGLIQEVTSLKAFRNMNALQTVGYKELFEYFDTKLLLDTTIEKVKINTRHYAKRQITWFKKDPNIKWGNSYTLLTDINDYLASGIKNENSITPNISIL; this is encoded by the coding sequence ATGAGCCATCATAACAACACAGTTATAATTATTACAGGGCCAACAGCCTCCGGGAAAACTGCTCTGGCTATAAAACTTGCGCAGCGATTTAATACTTCTATTATTTCTGCCGACTCCCGTCAATGCTTTAAAGAATTAAATATTGGTGTGGCAAAACCTTCTGAAAGGGAATTGAGTATGGTAAAACATTATTTTATCAGCTCACATTCAATTCATGAAAATGTTACAGCTCAGACCTTTGAACGCTATGCGCTTGATGCTGCAGCAGAAATTTTTAGAAATAATAATGTAGCTATTATGGCTGGCGGCACAGGATTGTATATAAAAGCTTTTTGCGAAGGACTGGACATAATACCGGAAGCAGACGAAAAAATAAGACTCCAGGTAATTAATAATTATAAGATCAATGGAATAGCCTGGCTTCAAAAGCAAATTCAGATACATGATCCGGATTTCTGGCAAATAGCAGAACGCCAAAACCCTCAAAGGTTAATGCGGGCGTTGGAAGTAAAATTCACCACAGGAAAATCTATTGTAGATTTTCACAAGGGAGAAAAAAAAGTACGGCCTTTTAATATTATTAAACTTGGTATTGAAATTTCAAAGGAACAATTACATAAAAATATAAACCAGCGTACCACTGAAATGTTTGAGCAAGGATTAATACAAGAAGTTACATCGTTAAAAGCTTTTAGAAATATGAATGCATTACAGACTGTTGGCTACAAGGAGCTGTTTGAGTACTTCGATACAAAGTTGTTATTAGACACAACAATTGAGAAAGTGAAAATTAATACCCGACATTATGCAAAAAGGCAGATAACCTGGTTTAAAAAAGATCCTAATATCAAGTGGGGTAATAGTTATACATTGTTAACAGATATTAATGATTATTTGGCATCAGGCATAAAAAATGAAAATAGCATAACGCCTAATATATCAATATTATAA
- a CDS encoding SusC/RagA family TonB-linked outer membrane protein: MRQKIDCLAVRLCAAVFFMFIAATAFAQKTVTGTVTSAKDNQPINGASILVKGTNVGTATSPTGTFSINVPAGKKILVISSVGFDDQEIDVSSQSTISVALKEKTSSLDEIVVTGYTAQKKKEITGAVAVVNVKDMKQVPVGTGEEALQGRASGLTVISSGQPGAASDLRIRGVTTFGNNQPLVMVDGVRGDLHNINVSDIESIQVLKDASAAIYGVAGANGVIIVTTKKGKAGKARVSYDGYYGVTTKGPGFDMANTQEEANAIWQQRINSGLQPGDEGWGSKQYGTGVNPVIPDYITPTGAFEGDPNTDPATYNINSNQITRANKAGTDWYDVITRNAPTQSHNISVSSGSDKSSYFFSFGYLNQQGIARFQYNKRYSVRANTQFNIGNKIRVGENAYVFYKNNPTYGNQGEGSPFSVAFREDAIIPVYDIAGNFAGTKSQDLGNAQNPYANIYRSKDNKSNNWDITGNVYAEVDFLKHFTARTSFGGVVDNNYYYYFSYVGYENAEGNTGANSFTEGAGYNSSWTYTNTLTYGNTFGNHNVKVLVGTEAVNYYGRNLSGTRSNYFSENPNYWVLGAGTGTQSNAGGAYQSSLWSQFAKLEYGYAGKYLLNASIRRDGASVFAEDVRYGYFPGVSAAWRISQENFMKGVSFINDLKLRGSWGKMGTAGNVGATNPFNLYSTRLGRSAYDISGTSTSPYAGFFRSNVGNPSTTWEGDIITNIGVDATILKNKIDFTVEWYKKKVNDLLYGAQGPQWASLYVGDAGLPQVNIADNQNSGLDLSLTYHANVSKDFKLDVTGIFTSYKNKIVSIPGSGYFDAGGIRNVVIQRNEVGHPLGAFFGYDVIGLFQSQDDIDKSPSQPGAAPGLFKYRDVNNDGTIDANDRTYIGSPHPDFTYGLNLAMSYKSFDFSAFFFGSKGNDIYNQTLYYTDFPDFFKGGIRREAAVNSWTPENTNTSIPALYNTGSFSSDQSTSSYFISKGSYFRCKQMQLGYTLPGTLLSRFGIEHLRIYVQSANLFTITKYNGLDPELTSTDPSSANANNLGIDQGNYPHTPSYLVGINLNF, encoded by the coding sequence ATGAGACAAAAAATCGATTGCTTGGCTGTGCGTTTATGCGCAGCCGTGTTCTTCATGTTTATTGCAGCTACGGCGTTTGCACAGAAAACAGTCACAGGTACAGTGACGAGTGCAAAAGATAATCAGCCAATTAATGGTGCTTCCATTCTGGTAAAAGGTACCAATGTTGGTACTGCCACTTCTCCTACAGGAACTTTTAGCATTAATGTTCCTGCTGGTAAAAAAATCTTAGTTATTTCTTCAGTTGGTTTTGATGATCAGGAAATTGATGTATCAAGTCAATCAACTATTTCTGTGGCATTAAAAGAAAAAACATCTTCATTAGATGAGATCGTAGTAACAGGTTATACTGCACAGAAGAAAAAAGAAATTACCGGTGCTGTTGCTGTGGTTAATGTAAAAGACATGAAGCAAGTGCCTGTAGGAACAGGTGAAGAAGCCTTACAGGGGCGCGCTTCCGGTCTTACAGTAATTAGCTCAGGTCAGCCTGGAGCTGCAAGTGATCTTCGTATTCGCGGTGTTACCACTTTTGGTAATAATCAGCCGCTTGTAATGGTTGATGGAGTGCGAGGCGATCTTCACAACATCAACGTTTCGGATATTGAATCAATACAGGTATTAAAAGATGCCTCTGCTGCCATTTATGGCGTTGCAGGTGCAAACGGTGTTATTATTGTAACTACCAAAAAAGGTAAAGCCGGTAAAGCCAGGGTTAGTTATGATGGTTATTATGGTGTTACTACAAAAGGCCCTGGTTTTGACATGGCCAATACACAGGAAGAAGCTAATGCTATTTGGCAACAGCGCATCAATTCTGGTTTGCAACCCGGTGACGAAGGTTGGGGTAGTAAACAATATGGAACCGGTGTAAATCCTGTTATTCCTGATTATATAACTCCAACAGGAGCTTTTGAAGGTGATCCAAATACAGATCCGGCTACTTACAATATCAATTCTAATCAGATTACACGTGCTAATAAAGCAGGTACTGATTGGTATGATGTTATTACGAGAAATGCACCTACACAAAGCCATAATATATCTGTAAGCTCTGGTTCTGATAAGAGTTCTTATTTCTTTTCATTTGGTTATCTTAATCAACAGGGTATTGCCAGGTTTCAGTATAATAAAAGATACTCTGTAAGGGCAAATACTCAATTTAATATCGGTAATAAAATTCGTGTAGGGGAAAACGCATATGTCTTCTACAAGAATAATCCTACTTATGGTAATCAGGGTGAAGGCAGCCCTTTTAGTGTTGCTTTTCGCGAGGACGCTATCATTCCTGTTTATGATATTGCTGGCAATTTTGCTGGTACTAAATCACAGGATCTGGGAAATGCTCAAAATCCTTATGCCAACATATACAGAAGTAAGGATAACAAGAGTAATAACTGGGATATTACAGGAAACGTATACGCCGAAGTTGACTTCCTGAAACATTTTACTGCCCGCACAAGTTTTGGTGGAGTGGTTGATAACAATTATTACTATTATTTTAGTTATGTTGGTTACGAAAATGCAGAAGGCAATACTGGTGCTAATTCTTTTACAGAAGGAGCAGGTTATAATTCCAGCTGGACTTATACCAATACCTTAACATATGGTAATACTTTTGGTAATCATAATGTAAAGGTGCTTGTAGGTACTGAAGCTGTAAATTATTACGGCAGAAATTTATCTGGAACAAGAAGTAATTATTTTTCGGAAAACCCAAATTACTGGGTACTTGGTGCAGGTACTGGTACTCAATCTAACGCAGGTGGCGCCTATCAAAGTTCTCTTTGGTCTCAGTTTGCAAAACTTGAATATGGCTATGCAGGAAAATACCTTCTGAATGCTAGCATACGCAGGGATGGTGCCTCTGTTTTTGCAGAAGATGTTAGATATGGCTATTTTCCCGGTGTTTCTGCTGCCTGGAGAATATCACAGGAAAACTTCATGAAAGGAGTTTCCTTTATAAACGATCTGAAATTGCGCGGGAGCTGGGGTAAAATGGGTACTGCAGGAAACGTTGGTGCAACGAATCCTTTTAACCTGTATAGCACAAGATTAGGACGCTCTGCTTATGATATTTCAGGTACAAGTACATCACCATACGCCGGCTTCTTCAGGAGCAACGTAGGAAACCCAAGTACAACCTGGGAAGGTGATATAATTACCAACATCGGCGTAGATGCGACTATCCTTAAAAATAAAATCGATTTCACTGTTGAATGGTATAAGAAGAAAGTAAATGACCTTCTATATGGCGCTCAGGGTCCTCAATGGGCTTCATTATATGTAGGTGATGCAGGTCTTCCACAGGTTAACATCGCTGATAATCAGAACTCCGGTTTAGACTTAAGTCTGACTTATCATGCAAATGTATCTAAAGACTTTAAGCTGGATGTTACAGGTATTTTCACTTCTTATAAAAACAAGATCGTTTCTATACCTGGTTCCGGATATTTTGATGCAGGCGGTATCAGAAACGTTGTTATTCAGCGTAATGAAGTTGGTCATCCTTTGGGAGCTTTCTTTGGATATGATGTTATAGGTCTTTTCCAAAGCCAGGATGATATTGATAAATCCCCTTCACAACCTGGTGCAGCACCAGGATTGTTTAAATACAGGGATGTGAATAATGACGGTACCATTGATGCCAATGACAGAACTTATATCGGAAGCCCACATCCTGATTTTACTTATGGATTAAATTTGGCGATGAGCTATAAGAGTTTTGACTTCTCTGCATTTTTCTTCGGATCTAAAGGAAATGATATATATAACCAAACGTTGTATTATACAGATTTTCCAGACTTTTTCAAGGGAGGCATCAGAAGAGAAGCTGCAGTTAATTCATGGACACCGGAAAATACAAATACTTCCATACCTGCTTTGTATAATACAGGAAGCTTTAGCTCTGATCAGTCAACCAGTAGCTATTTTATCAGCAAAGGTTCTTATTTCCGTTGTAAACAAATGCAGCTTGGGTATACTTTGCCCGGTACTTTATTATCAAGATTCGGAATTGAGCATTTGCGCATATATGTGCAATCAGCAAACTTGTTTACAATAACAAAATATAACGGTCTTGATCCCGAGTTGACATCAACAGATCCTTCTTCTGCGAATGCTAATAACTTAGGTATAGATCAGGGTAACTACCCGCATACACCGTCATATCTTGTTGGCATCAACCTTAATTTTTAA